A stretch of Coleofasciculaceae cyanobacterium DNA encodes these proteins:
- a CDS encoding S8 family peptidase — translation MKKLVLLCLFVLGIGFALFNFQRLAQQGEFDSIIVDFKEEVPIAQISEEIQALSLKYNQQVDLNSIFSIDDRIYIVEGDKKTLKELKRSSLSKDTEYIEANYLYKAFAVPNDPEYTKQWNFRNINVEQAWDESNGAGVTVAVIDTGVSKVPDLKLTKFVKGYDFVNNKDDASDDNGHGTHIAGTIAQSTNNGYGVAGIAYEASIMPLKVLSGSGGGTIADIAESIKFAADNGANVINMSLGGGGASNMMAEAIKYAHGKGVVIVAAAGNEGRNASSYPARYPDVISVSAIDAAGDKAAYSNFGAGIDISAPGGSETGKIIQNTLDPTTGKSVFVGFQGTSMAAPHVAGVAALIRATGVDTPEEILDILKQSSRKVQEDHLNHFGSGHLDANAAVQLALKGQITFNDFFRWLRKSGYLNLGFWIDGGAVALLPKLGMVIGSYLLAWFLRNYIPFTLGLNGGLIFGSSGLFFLQGLYWFDLPQWPMRLFGSSLPELGNIVFGNPNFNPLFASALIPFILIALLLGHPSLKWFAIGSSIGVAACLGVSAFADPGIWLLGSGAIARGYLLVNASICLGLAYLASQKEKQRVSL, via the coding sequence ATGAAAAAGCTAGTGCTGCTGTGCTTATTTGTTTTGGGAATTGGATTCGCTTTGTTCAATTTTCAAAGACTGGCACAACAAGGAGAATTTGACTCAATTATTGTAGATTTTAAAGAAGAAGTGCCGATCGCCCAGATTAGCGAAGAAATCCAAGCACTGTCACTAAAATACAATCAACAGGTCGATCTAAACAGCATTTTTTCAATTGACGATCGCATTTACATTGTTGAAGGGGACAAAAAAACCCTGAAAGAATTAAAGCGATCGTCTTTAAGTAAAGATACCGAATATATTGAAGCTAATTATCTATATAAAGCTTTTGCTGTTCCCAACGATCCTGAATACACTAAGCAATGGAACTTCCGTAATATTAATGTAGAACAAGCCTGGGATGAATCCAACGGAGCAGGAGTCACTGTTGCGGTTATTGATACGGGAGTAAGTAAAGTCCCCGATTTAAAATTGACTAAGTTTGTCAAAGGCTACGATTTTGTCAACAATAAAGATGATGCTAGTGACGACAATGGACACGGTACTCATATAGCAGGAACTATTGCCCAGTCTACTAATAATGGCTATGGTGTAGCAGGTATTGCTTATGAAGCCAGTATTATGCCTCTAAAAGTTCTTTCTGGTAGCGGTGGTGGAACAATTGCCGATATTGCCGAATCAATCAAATTTGCTGCGGATAACGGTGCTAATGTCATCAATATGAGTTTAGGTGGTGGCGGTGCTAGCAACATGATGGCAGAAGCGATTAAATATGCCCACGGCAAAGGGGTAGTAATTGTTGCTGCTGCAGGAAATGAAGGACGTAACGCCTCATCCTATCCTGCTCGCTATCCTGATGTAATTAGCGTTTCGGCAATTGATGCTGCGGGTGACAAAGCTGCTTACTCTAACTTTGGTGCAGGAATAGATATTTCCGCTCCTGGCGGTAGCGAAACAGGCAAAATTATTCAAAACACCTTAGACCCCACAACGGGAAAATCTGTGTTTGTTGGTTTCCAGGGAACTAGCATGGCTGCACCTCATGTAGCTGGAGTAGCTGCTTTGATTAGAGCGACTGGTGTTGATACTCCTGAAGAAATTTTAGACATTCTCAAACAATCTTCTCGCAAGGTACAAGAAGATCATCTCAATCATTTCGGCTCAGGACATTTAGATGCCAATGCAGCAGTTCAGCTAGCTCTTAAAGGCCAAATTACCTTTAACGATTTCTTCCGCTGGTTGCGTAAGAGTGGCTATCTCAATCTTGGTTTTTGGATTGATGGTGGTGCAGTGGCTCTATTACCTAAACTGGGGATGGTAATTGGTTCTTATTTACTAGCTTGGTTCTTACGAAACTATATCCCTTTTACCCTTGGTTTAAACGGCGGTCTAATTTTTGGTAGTTCTGGCTTATTTTTCCTTCAGGGACTATATTGGTTCGATTTACCACAGTGGCCAATGCGTCTATTTGGCAGCTCTCTTCCCGAATTGGGAAATATTGTTTTCGGTAACCCTAATTTCAATCCCTTATTTGCCAGTGCTTTAATTCCTTTTATTTTGATAGCTTTATTACTCGGACATCCTAGCCTGAAATGGTTTGCTATTGGTTCTAGCATTGGTGTTGCTGCTTGTTTAGGAGTTAGTGCTTTTGCCGATCCTGGTATTTGGCTCTTAGGCAGTGGTGCGATCGCTCGTGGTTATCTACTAGTTAATGCTTCTATCTGTTTGGGTTTGGCATATTTAGCTAGCCAAAAGGAAAAGCAACGAGTAAGTCTTTGA